One region of Eupeodes corollae chromosome 1, idEupCoro1.1, whole genome shotgun sequence genomic DNA includes:
- the LOC129938926 gene encoding tetratricopeptide repeat protein 21B-like: MDEQDFSSLVLYYGRARFFHSMQKMALDGLAKHPANASFRLYNGISLALGNRVQEGIRELNPLKNEPDLGLAATLGLIYAHKRCNLVDNDAVANLEAKLKEERKNLTANSAYYAAVFLFLNGKVEKAREYAEKALKINPELLNAHVLKAWTELSTDERLSKNILQSLDKVLQKGKNIDASLGQVKYFQLNSDYENAISVLNKLSVRFPELNIPLIEKMETQLASWNWDYAFETALRIVNLEPSNISALRVKGFLLVCKEGNIQAGVQTLQQLLNATERVEMGNYSLILQICQLFSRICGRQKDVLNITNKYVDKIVQLSPGNVEFLTELGYQFILMGNYKEATKCFRSATKVDDNLFFALCGLTLCQIIENGVTEQVRQQVEFLNEMKGINKEPILLLLSSKIAENGDKAVALLIEATEIHFKNLKTLSFGAEYLLRFDPDFLLQLTEELMQHSPVQVQVKVGVNLTKDTLHMSLKHCLNILEAVCKACPGSVKAIFLMAKVEFLCGEISSSTTTLQKILNDIDPTYTDAHLLIAQIHIQQKQFSKALQSLEIGLSHNFSVRENPLYHLLIGIVQKNQQQYVEAQKSFLNAMNLTGSKFTQESSSNVASPKKYRKSDIGSFTLADKVTLYLELIEVYIQLGESFESERLLQNAMEEFSGTSEEGRLVIANSDLGLQSGNIAKAIELLEEIQPGQSYYIQAKTHLANIYLHQRKDRVAFAKCFKQLVENCPEPESYLMLGEAYMSIQEPDLAVDAYVQALELNPNDSLLASKLGRAYVKTHQYKKAIRYYQEAVENPDHSGLKLDLAELYLKLKQFQNAADILIHEVDQKRIDDNDISPLQLRTKQLLLLARVHEKAGNIALSLTRLKEARDNQYRVQKRVTIDQSGNLQEQNQVLIKICLLIAEQSISLRENDQAVKVFKESLKYSPNDITIMAALARLHLQMNQMDQCKEICSQILHLDSNNEAASVMMADLSFRKMDFESAAYHFSQLLISQPCYWTALARLIEVMRRSGTLSEVASFMQRAEQASVNPSQIAGYNYCKGLYEWYCGNPNGSLRFFNNARRDYEWGQQAVFNMIEICINPDGDLPSTNDADYAADSGEFNDSRIVALRTAERLLKELRPRPGGMDNEALNHRLLHNFLQLSTKQKFQIESSLQDFSDLALKEEYQNLVGPILGMASALIMLKQTQRAKNQLKRIARNTWNFEEAEYLERSWLLLADIYMQSSKYDVAESFVEKVLEHNKSCTKAYEFSGQIFEKMQNYREAAKSYHSAWNCGGKSKPHVGYKLAFNYMKLKKYADAIDVCQQVMKEHPDYTIIKKDILDKCRNNLRS, encoded by the exons ATGGACGAACAAGATTTTTCTAGTCTTGTCCTTTATTATGGTCGTGCTAGATTCTTTCATTCCATGCAAAAGATGGCACTTGATGGCTTAGCCAAACATCCGGCAAATGCCTCTTTTCGTTTGTACAACGGTATTTCGTTGGCTCTGGGTAATCGTGTTCAGGAAGGTATTCGGGAATTGAATCCTCTGAAGAATGAACCAGACTTGGGTTTGGCTGCAACACTGGGTCTTATTTATGCCCACAAACGATGCAATTTAGTCGACAATGACGCTGTGGCCAATTTGGAGGCAAAACTCAAGGAGGAACGAAAGAATTTGACAGCGAATTCGGCTTATTATGCGGCTGTGTTTTTGTTTCTCAACGGAAAAGTTGAAAAGGCTCGTGAATATGCTGAAAAGGCGTTAAAAATTAATCCCGAACTGCTTAATGCTCATGTGTTGAAAGCATGGACAGAATTGAGCACAGATGAACGACTAAGCAAGAACATTCTTCAATCGCTGGACAAAGTACTGCAAAAGGGCAAGAACATCGATGCATCATTGGGCCAGGTCAAGTACTTTCAGCTGAATAGTGACTACGAGAATGCCATTTCCGTGCTGAATAAGCTGTCTGTGCGTTTTCCAGAGCTGAATATTCCGCTGATTGAGAAAATGGAAACTCAGCTGGCTAGCTGGAATTGGGACTATGCTTTTGAGACAGCCTTGAGAATTGTCAATCTCGAGCCGTCGAATATATCGGCGTTGAGAGTGAAGGGTTTTCTGTTGGTATGCAAAGAGGGAAATATTCAAGCGGGTGTGCAGACCCTTCAACAATTGCTGAATGCCACCGAGCGGGTAGAAATGGGCAATTACAGCCTCATCCTGCAGATTTGCCAACTGTTTTCGAGAATTTGCGGTCGTCAGAAGGATGTCCTTAACATAACCAATAAGTACGTGGATAAAATAGTCCAACTGAGCCCGGGTAACGTTGAATTCCTCACCGAACTTGGCTACCAGTTCATTTTGATGGGCAACTACAAGGAAGCAACGAAGTGCTTCCGATCCGCGACCAAAGTCGATGACAATTTGTTCTTTGCCCTGTGTGGTCTGACATTGTGTCAAATTATCGAGAATGGAGTAACGGAGCAAGTACGACAGCAGGTTgagtttttgaatgaaatgaagGGAATCAATAAGGAACCGATTTTGCTGCTTCTTTCGTCGAAAATTGCTGAAAATGGTGATAAAGCTGTGGCATTACTCATCGAGGCCacagaaattcattttaaaaatctgaagaCTTTGTCTTTCGGAGCGGAGTATCTCCTTCGATTCGATCCGGATTTCCTGCTGCAATTAACCGAGGAACTCATGCAACACTCACCTGTCCAAGTGCAAGTTAAGGTGGGTGTGAATCTCACGAAGGACACATTGCACATGTCGTTGAAGcattgtttgaatattttggaAGCCGTTTGCAAGGCATGTCCCGGTTCGGTGAAGGCCATATTCCTCATGGCCAAAGTGGAGTTCCTTTGCGGTGAGATAAGTTCATCGACCACAACTCTCCAGAAGATCCTAAATGACATCGATCCAACCTACACCGATGCTCATTTGCTAATCGCTCAAATACACATTCAGCAGAAGCAGTTCTCGAAGGCCCTGCAATCCCTGGAAATTGGTCTGTCGCATAATTTCTCAGTTCGAGAGAATCCCTTGTATCATCTGTTGATTGGTATTGTACAGAAGAACCAACAGCAATACGTTGAGGCACAGAAGAGTTTTCTCAATGCCATGAACTTGACCGGAAGTAAGTTTACCCAAGAGTCGTCGAGTAATGTGGCCTCCCCGAAAAAATATCGCAAATCAGATATTGGAAGCTTTACTTTGGCCGATAAGGTGACGTTGTATTTAGAGTTGATTGAGGTGTACATTCAGCTGGGTGAGAGTTTTGAGAGCGAACGGTTGCTGCAAAATGCCATGGAAGAGTTTAGTGGAACTTCGGAAGAGGGACGATTGGTTATTGCAAATTCGGATCTGGGATTGCAGAGTGGGAATATAGCAAAGGCTATTGAGCTGCTCGAGGAAATTCAACCTGGACAATCTTACTATATTCAA GCTAAAACTCATTTAGCAAATATATATCTTCATCAACGTAAAGATCGCGTTGCTTTCGCTAAGTGCTTTAAACAACTTGTTGAGAACTGTCCAGAACCTGAGAGCTATCTCATGCTGGGCGAGGCTTACATGTCCATTCAAG AACCTGATCTTGCTGTCGATGCCTACGTCCAGGCTCTGGAACTCAATCCAAATGATTCTTTGCTAGCGAGTAAGCTAGGCCGTGCTTATGTCAAGACGCATCAATATAAAAAAGCAATTCGTTATTATCAAGAAGCTGTGGAAAACCCCGATCATTCTGGACTGAAATTAGATCTGGCTgaactttatttgaaattgaaacaatttcaaaacgCTGCCGATATTTTGATTCACGAAGTTGATCAGAAAAGGAT TGACGATAACGATATATCACCTCTACAACTTCGCACCAAGCAATTGCTTCTCTTAGCAAGGGTTCATGAAAAAGCTGGGAATATTGCCCTATCCCTAACCAGACTCAAAGAAGCTCGTGACAATCAATATCGAGTACAGAAAAGAGTCACTATTGACCAGTCTGGGAATTTACAAGAACAAAATCAAGTTCTTATTAA aaTTTGCCTTCTCATTGCTGAGCAATCGATCAGCCTCCGCGAAAATGATCAAGCTGTAAAGGTCTTCAAGGAATCTCTCAAATACTCGCCGAACGATATAACAATTATGGCTGCCTTAGCTCGATTGCATCTACAAATGAATCAAATGGACCAATGCAAAGAGATATGCAGTCAAATTCTCCATTTGGATAGCAACAATGAAGCCGCCTCCGTCATGATGGCGGATCTTTCCTTCAGGAAG ATGGATTTCGAAAGTGCAGCCTATCACTTCTCTCAGTTACTCATCTCTCAGCCATGTTATTGGACTGCTCTGGCTCGACTCATAGAAGTTATGCGTCGATCTGGGACCCTATCTGAGGTGGCTTCGTTCATGCAGCGAGCCGAACAAGCGTCGGTGAATCCATCACAAATAGCTGGATACAACTATTGTAAAGGTCTCTACGAATGGTATTGCGGAAATCCGAATGGATCACTGCGGTTTTTCAATAACGCTCGTCGAGACTACGAATGGGGACAACAGGCAGTCTTCAATATGATTGAGATTTGCATAAATCCCGATGGCGATCTGCCGAGTACAAATGATGCCGATTACGCTGCAGACAGTGGAGAGTTCAATGATTCTAGGATTGTTGCGTTAAGAACGGCAGAAAGGCTCCTCAAAGAACTTCGCCCTCGTCCAGGTGGAATGGACAATGAAGCACTCAACCATCGTTTGCTTCATAATTTCCTACAACTTTCGACGAAGCAAAAATTCCAAATAGAATCCTCACTGCAAGATTTCTCCGATCTCGCTTTGAAGGAAGAATATCAAAATTTAGTTGGACCGATTCTGGGAATGGCATCGGCTCTCATAATGTTAAAGCAAACTCAGCGAGCAAAGAATCAGCTTAAGAGAATCGCTCGAAATACCTGGAATTTCGAGGAGGCTGAGTACTTGGAACGTAGTTGGTTGCTTCTAGCAGATATTTACATGCAATCGAGTAAATATGATGTTGCAGAGAGTTTTGTCGAAAAGGTATTGGAACACAATAAGTCCTGTACGAAAGCTTATGAATTTTCTGggcaaattttcgaaaaaatgcaaaactataGAGAAGCAGCAAAAAGTTATCATAGTGCATGGAATTGTGGTGGCAAGTCAAAACCACATGTTGGCTATAAGTTGGCTTTTAATTATATGAAATTGAAGAAGTATGCCGATGCTATAGATGTTTGCCAGCAGGTTATGAAAGAACATCCGGATTATACAATAATCAAGAAGGATATTCTGGATAAGTGTAGGAATAATTTGAGGTCCTAA